Proteins encoded by one window of Haliotis asinina isolate JCU_RB_2024 chromosome 6, JCU_Hal_asi_v2, whole genome shotgun sequence:
- the LOC137287462 gene encoding sialate O-acetylesterase-like, giving the protein MNSHITSFTFNVSLAILLLWTASTTQSKHTNRIFQHEAWSKANKSSSADPSIFFASYYGNHMVLQRAPKQAIIWGYSPNIGEVIKVKVEGQETVSGRVYKDSIYGVGIWKVTLPPVSQPGPFTITASSATETITLTDVLFGDVWICSGQSNMQFTVDKMFNGSAEVADAVNYPNIRLFDVSLMYYPVETLDLLSVNEGWVLPNKRSLADGTGVYFSAVCWLYGKYLYQELGYPIGLVDTSYGGTPVEAWSSRDALAQCGISSTEVVESYIDESERYTPGVHNQLTPTQLWNCMIHPLLNMTIYGAVWYQGENNAMPGANTHKYNCTFPAMISDWRLKFNQGSLGQTDKLFPFGFVQLGPMNPDPPTSGFPEIRWHQTADYGYVPNPKMEKTFMAVAMDLADFTSPWWPVHFRDKTDVGKRLFLGGLRVAYSRDVLADGPRPMTITEGTNTLNLTYKQPILYHNWDGFEALCSVKSKVNGPPPPQVPYWTDAPVVSSLSTIIGLSSTVCGKGQTILGLRYSWRESPCAFKTCTVYSADNPLLPGPPFLVYHKMTGVAGTVHVIDWNTPTTIRN; this is encoded by the exons ATGAATTCACACATTACATCCTTTACTTTCAACGTGTCACTTGCAATCCTGTTGCTATGGACAGCCTCCACTACACAAAGTAAACACACTAATCGGATCTTTCAACATGAAGCTTGGAGCAAAG CCAACAAGTCATCATCTGCAGATCCTAGCATCTTCTTCGCCTCCTACTATGGGAATCACATGGTTCTACAAAGGGCACCGAAACAGGCCATCATCTGGGGTTACTCCCCAAACATTGGGGAGGTCATCAAGGTCAAGGTGGAAGGTCAGGAGACAGTCTCAGGGAGGGTTTACAAAGACAGCATCTATGGTGTCGGCATCTGGAAGGTAACCTTGCCCCCTGTGTCCCAGCCAGGACCCTTTACAATCACAGCTTCATCAGCTACAGAGACAATCACCTTGACAGATGTCCTGTTTGGGGATGTGTGGATCTGCTCAGGCCAGTCCAACATGCAGTTTACTGTTGATAAG ATGTTCAATGGCTCTGCTGAAGTGGCCGATGCAGTCAACTATCCCAACATCCGTCTGTTTGATGTCTCCCTTATGTATTATCCTGTAGAAACACTTGACCTACTCTCCGTCAATGAGGGCTGGGTGCTGCCAAACAAGA GGAGTCTAGCTGATGGTACTGGCGTGTATTTCTCTGCTGTGTGTTGGCTGTATGGCAAATATCTCTACCAAGAACTCGGCTATCCAATTGGATTGGTCGACACATCGTACGGTGGAACACCTGTTGAGGCCTGGTCTTCGAGAGATGCCTTAGCCCAGTGTGGAATTTCCTCTACAGAGGTTGTGGAATcttacat TGATGAGAGTGAGAGGTACACACCTGGTGTCCATAACCAGCTCACCCCTACCCAGCTGTGGAACTGTATGATCCACCCTCTACTCAACATGACCATATATGGAGCTGTCTGGTACCAAG GGGAGAACAATGCCATGCCTGGTGCCAACACACACAAGTACAACTGCACCTTCCCTGCTATGATCTCTGACTGGAGACTCAAGTTCAACCAGGGCTCCCTGGGACAGACTGACAAACTCTTCCCTTTTGGATTTGTTCAG CTGGGTCCTATGAATCCCGATCCTCCCACATCTGGCTTCCCAGAGATCCGGTGGCACCAGACTGCTGACTACGGCTACGTTCCAAATCCTAAGATGGAGAAAACATTCATGGCTGTTGCCATGGATCTGGCAGACTTTACTTCCCCTTGGTGGCC TGTCCATTTTCGAGATAAAACAGATGTGGGCAAGCGCCTGTTTCTTGGAGGTCTGAGGGTGGCATACAGTCGGGATGTGTTGGCAGACGGTCCGCGACCCATGACTATAACTGAAGGGACAAACACTCTCAACCTTACATACAAACAACCTATACTGTACCATAACTGGGATGGGTTTGAG GCTTTGTGCAGTGTCAAGTCAAAGGTAAACGGGCCACCACCTCCACAGGTCCCCTACTGGACCGATGCTCCAGTCGTCTCCTCTCTATCAACCATCATTGGTTTGTCTTCCACTGTGTGTGGGAAGGGGCAGACTATCCTGGGACTCCGATATAGCTGGAGGGAGTCCCCCTGTGCCTTCAAGACCTGCACGGTGTACTCAGCTGACAACCCTCTCCTTCCAGGACCTCCCTTCCTGGTGTACCACAAGATGACCGGAGTGGCCGGGACAGTTCATGTCATAGACTGGAACACTCCAACGACCATTCGTAATTAA